TGTATTGTTAATTTGTTTGTTCCTTAAAACAGTCTAAATTCTATATTTGTCACATCATCAAAATGTTGCACAACGGCTGGGGGTTGATAAAGTGCAGGCGGTTGGAACATCGTCATCGTCCCACGATGAGAAAGCTGGATTGAAACGCTAAAGTTTCCTAATCCGCTGATAGCCTGCATTTTATTAAACCCTTGTTGGCAACTGGGCTTTTTCTATTCGTTAATCAATTCTTTTACTTTTTCTTCAAGCTGCTTTTTGTCTGGAAGATAGAGTTGATATTTTGATACGAAAATATTATTCGAAATTCCACCAATTGCATATTCTACAAGTATGTCGTTTTTATCAGCACCTAAAACTATTCCTATTGGCGGATTGTCTCCTTCTGTATTTTCTTCAGTCTTGAAGTAGTTTAGGTAAAGGTTCATTTGACCTATGTCGTAATGCTTTACGTGTCTAGTTTTTAGGTCAATAAGTACGAAACATTTTAGAATTCTATGATAAAAAACTAGGTCAACATAGTAGTGCTCATTGTCTAATGTAATTCTATACTGTCTTCCAACAAAAGAAAAACCTTTCCCTAATTCGAGTAAAAAAACTTGAAGATTATCAATTATTTTCTGTTCCAGATTGCTTTCTGTCATTCGAATTTCTTCGCTAATTTTCAGAAATTCTAGAACATATGGGTCTTTCACAATATCTTTGGGTTCAGAAATTATTAAGCCTTGTTTTGCTAGTTGAAGAACGCC
The Methanofastidiosum sp. DNA segment above includes these coding regions:
- a CDS encoding DUF1016 domain-containing protein yields the protein MTLPTTNENYLKLVQSIGETIEEARNRAVKAVNIEHLRANWEIGKFIVEFEQRGNEKADYGSSLLENLAKDLRIRFGKGFSKSNVYLMRLFYIKFPIFQTLSGKLAWSHYAELLGISDDTSREFYIKQCEKENWSIRELKRQISTSLFERIALSKDKKGVLQLAKQGLIISEPKDIVKDPYVLEFLKISEEIRMTESNLEQKIIDNLQVFLLELGKGFSFVGRQYRITLDNEHYYVDLVFYHRILKCFVLIDLKTRHVKHYDIGQMNLYLNYFKTEENTEGDNPPIGIVLGADKNDILVEYAIGGISNNIFVSKYQLYLPDKKQLEEKVKELINE